Part of the Lepidochelys kempii isolate rLepKem1 chromosome 8, rLepKem1.hap2, whole genome shotgun sequence genome is shown below.
AATGCTTCACCCTCTCGGTCTCTAATACTGACACGTAAATATGATTTACTCATGCCATTTATTACAAGGCTGTATTACTGCAGATTCCTCTGCTTTGTAGAATGGCACTCCTATATCTGTTTGTCATCCACCGCCACCCCTGTAAACGTAACCTGAAAACCTCTGAAAAATCTTGAATGTTTCCTCCGGAAACCACTAGTTCAAGTCACCTTTCAAAAATAGGAAGCAAAGAAAGAGATGTGGGAAGCTAAGCGGTGCTCCTGTTGCTAAGTTGTTAAAATTATATGGCAATATGCTCCCAGCAGTTGTAAGAAAATAATTTGTGGAGTGCTTACAAGCCTTACATACATTTAAATCGCAACTGGAAATAAAGTGTGATTAAAGTGATACACTTGTAAATGTTACATAAAAAAtaagaaatacaaaataaaaaaaaaggaaaagatcaGCACCAAAAAGCGAAACTAGGGGTCAGAGTCTCTTCTACATGCCAGTCCCTAGGGATTGGATCTCCTCCTCTGAGGAATCTCCTGGCACAGGAGAGTCCCTAACTAGCACAGGGCAATGTGTGGTCAGCTCCTGTGCTACATCTCCTTGCAGCTCTTACCATGGGGCTTGCTAGAAATGGAAGAGGGCATGGCCAGACGGGTACTGCACTCCAGTGACTTGCGACTGGCAGATAGCAGAACCAGGGAGCCATAACTAGCCATAACTATCcacagctaagaatctggccctaagttcCCCCCACTTTTCTTGTTAATGTTGTTTAGAAACAACTGCCTGAGACATTTGatctctagattttttttttttttaggacaaCCAACTCGTCATCCCTTGCCCACGGCAATGTCAAATACACCACAATCGTTTGGATTTTCTGCAGTGAGTAAAGTCAATAAGGTTCATGGACAGATAATACCAGCAGAACTGCCTTCCTGTCCTGCCATGTAAAACAGAAACAGGGTACGGCATCTACCAATATTGGTCATTTAACCATGGTGCTGATTATGTCAAAATCAAGATTTAATTTTCCATACGCTACAATGGCGTTTTGGTAAGTTTCTGCAGAATCATTAAAACCTTAGAGCCCTGGTTATTCCATAAATTGCTTTGAAACTATGACAATTAATTTAATCCAGATGCACAGTCTGGCACTATTCCTTATTCTAAGTACAGTATGTTTTGATGGCAACACAAAAGCAAAATACACAAAGCAGATTTGCCGAAGCCCATAGTTTTGATGGGCTGCACACATCAAGAGGCAACTCAAAAAGAGCACACCTCTCAAATCATCAGGACAATAATGCAGGCAGGCTTGAATCTGAAAGAATTCAGATTTCTTTGTGTATATGAAGAAACAGTTCACAAAGGAAAGGATCCTATGGCACGTGTTTAGCTCAATTTAGCCACCTCTGATACAGTAACTGAGGTGACCAAGAAATTGAGTGTGAATTATCCCGTTTGTGAAATGCTTCCAGTGGAGTAAGTTTGCTTTACAAAATTGTTGCGAAGGAGTATTCCAAATGGCCTCATCTAAGCAGGCTTAAATCTATAGATCTGCACTGAGAAACATAGATGAGGAAACGCACAGATTTAGGTAAAGTTTTGGCACCTCATATTCTGGAAAAAGATTCATTATTTCTTGTGCACATTTGACTAGAGTTCCTTTTTTCTCGACACCCTACAGAAATCAGACGCAGCTTTAATAATCCCACCTCGCTGGATTCAGCAGACCTCTTCTTCGGAAGGTACAGTATGGCAGCTGTCATGGGAAACAGTGTCAATGCTTTGTATTTCTGACTGAAGGTGGACCGATACCTGAACTGCTATTTCTTGACCCTGCTCATTCATGGAGCCATCATCCGAGTCCCCTGCTGGTGAATTACTGCGCTTGAGCTCTGGGTTGATGGGGTAGATCGTATCTTGGGTagcaagggcttgggtctgtttGGTTTCCTCACCAACTTCATCAGGATCATCAACTCGCACTGCTTCGAAGATCTCCTCCATGAATGCCCTACAGTTCAGGATCAAAGGTGGGAGGGGGATGCTTCTAGCAAGCTCTTCAATGTATCGAGCAAATTCCATGGTCTTAAACTGGGTGACTTTGGCCAGCTCTAACGTTTTGGCAGATGTGATGATAGGAATGCGCTTGGCgatctcaaaggctttctgaagcttctcagccccttctgtcctgaagAATTCATTGATGGCCTTCTCTGTCTTGCGGAGGTGGCTGCTCATCATACACAGACGGGTGATGTTTAAAATGAGGATGATTGTGAAGGCAACCAGACACACAATCATGTAGTAGATGCTCATGTCCCCGGATGTGAAGATAACCCTCAGGGTGACTGTGTAGTAGGAGGTGCCATTACGATTAGTGGCTGCACAGGTGTACCGCCCGCGGTCACCAAAAGTTACACTGGTAA
Proteins encoded:
- the MFAP3 gene encoding microfibril-associated glycoprotein 3 — protein: MNLSCCLLVLIVSAGLPAAFALENVASNRTITPGSRSISLTASLHPVFRVVANSPAHHDIIAKEGTSALIECKLNISQYEFILWYNSKGQLLNERDEGGRWLITDRILNITSVTFGDRGRYTCAATNRNGTSYYTVTLRVIFTSGDMSIYYMIVCLVAFTIILILNITRLCMMSSHLRKTEKAINEFFRTEGAEKLQKAFEIAKRIPIITSAKTLELAKVTQFKTMEFARYIEELARSIPLPPLILNCRAFMEEIFEAVRVDDPDEVGEETKQTQALATQDTIYPINPELKRSNSPAGDSDDGSMNEQGQEIAVQVSVHLQSEIQSIDTVSHDSCHTVPSEEEVC